Proteins encoded by one window of Cuniculiplasma divulgatum:
- the pyrG gene encoding glutamine hydrolyzing CTP synthase — MKYIVITGGVLSGIGKGTIASSLCHILTNSGVKVTALKIDPYLNYDAGTMNPYQHGEVFVLDDGSEVDLDLGNYERYLDRSLTGNNNITTGKVYKEVIERERRGEYLGSTVQIIPHITNEIKRRIRKVSSAEDLDVVVIEIGGTVGDIESMPFLEAIRQLRREEKGQVFLGHVTLVPEIGREEEQKTKPTQHSVRALKEIGLQPDLLLCRSKNPLSKEVKKRISLFTDVPEEAVISVYEVENAYQVPEVIEKQSVIDIIKSQLGLQTTVFRDSWETYKENLLSPDSFVDIGIIGKYTELHDAYISHREAMNHATGSTGIGVNIIWLDSDMVKENPSVLEKLDGILVTPGFGYRGVEGKILAAKYARETNTPYLGICLGFQVAVIEYARNVLGLEDANSTEFSTDSKNPVIDILPEQVGVKDMGGTMRLGAKKVVVSENTLAFDLYKQNEIMERHRHRFEVNPEYIKKLEDHGLIFSGKDEEGIRMEILEIKNRKNFIASQFHAEFKSRPLKPSPLHLHLVKMAFEFRKEKVQMEQRA; from the coding sequence ATGAAGTATATTGTAATTACAGGAGGTGTCCTTTCCGGTATTGGAAAGGGAACAATTGCCTCAAGTTTATGTCACATACTTACTAATAGTGGGGTCAAGGTAACAGCATTAAAAATAGACCCATATCTCAATTATGATGCAGGAACAATGAACCCATACCAGCACGGAGAAGTTTTTGTACTGGATGATGGAAGTGAGGTCGATCTAGATCTAGGAAATTATGAAAGATACCTGGATAGAAGTCTAACAGGAAATAACAATATCACAACAGGAAAGGTTTACAAGGAAGTCATAGAAAGGGAAAGAAGGGGAGAATATCTTGGTAGTACCGTACAGATCATACCTCACATAACAAATGAGATAAAGAGAAGGATAAGAAAAGTTTCAAGTGCCGAAGATCTCGATGTGGTTGTAATCGAAATAGGGGGAACTGTGGGAGACATAGAGTCAATGCCATTTCTGGAGGCAATAAGGCAGCTGAGAAGGGAAGAAAAAGGACAGGTGTTTCTCGGTCACGTAACACTTGTACCGGAAATAGGAAGGGAAGAGGAACAGAAGACAAAACCAACACAGCATAGTGTTAGGGCATTGAAGGAAATTGGACTGCAACCTGATCTCTTACTTTGCAGATCAAAGAACCCACTGTCTAAGGAGGTGAAGAAAAGAATATCACTGTTCACTGATGTGCCTGAAGAGGCCGTTATAAGTGTTTATGAAGTGGAAAATGCCTATCAGGTTCCTGAAGTAATAGAAAAACAGTCTGTAATCGATATTATTAAATCACAGCTGGGTTTGCAGACCACAGTGTTCAGGGACAGCTGGGAAACGTACAAGGAAAATCTGCTCTCCCCGGACTCTTTTGTTGATATAGGAATAATAGGAAAGTACACAGAGTTGCATGATGCCTATATTAGTCACAGAGAGGCAATGAACCACGCAACTGGGAGTACGGGCATTGGAGTTAATATTATCTGGCTGGATTCAGATATGGTAAAGGAAAATCCATCAGTACTGGAAAAATTAGATGGAATACTTGTAACACCCGGATTTGGATACAGAGGGGTAGAGGGTAAAATACTTGCAGCAAAATATGCGAGGGAAACCAATACACCATACCTTGGCATATGTCTTGGATTTCAGGTTGCAGTCATAGAATACGCGAGAAACGTTCTAGGGCTTGAAGACGCAAACAGCACGGAGTTTTCAACAGATTCAAAAAATCCTGTTATAGATATCCTCCCAGAACAGGTTGGCGTCAAGGATATGGGTGGTACCATGAGGCTTGGAGCCAAGAAAGTTGTTGTAAGTGAAAATACACTGGCCTTTGATCTTTATAAACAGAATGAAATAATGGAAAGGCACAGGCACAGATTTGAGGTTAATCCAGAATATATTAAAAAGCTGGAAGATCATGGTCTTATATTCTCAGGAAAAGATGAGGAGGGAATAAGAATGGAAATACTTGAGATTAAGAACAGAAAGAATTTCATTGCATCCCAGTTTCATGCAGAATTCAAGTCTAGACCACTTAAACCATCTCCACTGCACTTACATCTTGTTAAGATGGCATTTGAATTCAGGAAGGAAAAAGTACAAATGGAACAGAGAGCATGA